In a genomic window of Amphiprion ocellaris isolate individual 3 ecotype Okinawa chromosome 13, ASM2253959v1, whole genome shotgun sequence:
- the LOC111576511 gene encoding signal-transducing adaptor protein 1-like, with the protein MSTNPRVVHKRRETITALPLYHSGHLLKKLTKEKDFKRFYGELRGATLFLYKDDTQDTYTEKVDLEQLKSMELDSSYKKKEPTIFTLSLSTEELQLKMDNPDTGEVWRGFILTVGKKEIPSKLQLLPGQMMQLKETLNQERKRNPKLCRAPTLPPRPSFLQPSGSGNNSPSPSEEKSAPELPACFFDVTRQEAEKMLKENPENGSIILRPSTLAHNYALTLKQHTPSGPAVKNYRLTSTNSGFVIELETPVTVSSLNDVLKYFLEKTGYHLHPYVVSQPYDTRIEASPAPKCISITSPTPKQVPKAQVAPMIRSKTKEELQPPPEPEDNDYVVPDDGDLKFVNLESELKGVLKLRRQNFYAECGQKEAANYENQTKRKTLSNTMEWTTKNSTM; encoded by the exons ATGTCTACGAACCCCAGAGTTGTTCACAAAAGGAGGGAGACGATCACAGCTCTGCCTCTCTACCACTCTGGACACCTGCTGAAGAAACTCACCAAAGAGAAG GATTTCAAGAGATTCTATGGAGAACTTCGTGGAGCGACGCTGTTTCTGTACAAAGACGACACACAGGATACA TACACGGAGAAGGTGGACTTGGAGCAGCTGAAGTCCATGGAGTTAGACTCTTCTTATAAAAAGAAGGAACCAAccatcttcaccctcagtctgagcacagaggagctgcagctgaag ATGGACAATCCTGACACAGGAGAGGTGTGGAGGGGCTTCATCCTGACTGTGGGCAAA AAGGAGATTCCCAGTAAGCTGCAGCTGTTGCCAGGTCAGATGATGCAGCTGAAGGAGACTCTGAAccaggagaggaaaagaaatcCTAAATTGTGTCGCGCCCCGACTCTTCCACCTCGACCATCCTTCCTGCAGCCCTCAGGTTCAGGCAATAACTCCCCTTCACCGTCCGAAGAGAAGTCGGCCCCTGAGCTTCCTGC GTGTTTCTTCGATGTGACTCGACAGGAGGCTGAGAAGATGCTGAAGGAGAATCCGGAGAATGGAAGCATCATCCTCCGCCCGTCCACCCTGGCCCACAACTACGCCCTGACACTCAAACAGCACACACCCAG tgggCCCGCGGTAAAGAACTACAGATTGACCTCCACAAACTCAGGGTTTGTCATTGAACTGGAAACACCA gTGACAGTTTCCTCATTGAATGACGTACTTAAATACTTCCTTGAAAAGACAGGGTACCATCTTCATCCCTACGTTGTGTCTCAGCCCTACGACACTCGCATCG AAGCATCACCTGCTCCAAAATGCATCAGCATCACCTCACCTACACCTAAACAAGTGCCCAAGGCACAAGTAGCACCGATGATACGTTCAAAGACCAAAGAGGAGCTTCAGCCTCCTCCAGAACCCGAGGACAATGACTACGTGGTTCCTGATGATGGCGACCTAAAGTTTG TAAACTTGGAGAGTGAGCTTAAGGGAGTTTTAAAGCTACGGAGACAAAACTTCTACGCTGAATGTGGCCAGAAAGAAGCTGCCAACTATGAGAATCAAACCAAAAGAAAGACTCTCTCCAACACGATGGAATGGACTACAAAAAATTCAACAATGTGA